The genomic DNA GGCGCTCGGTGTGACGGTGCTCGCCGTCGGCGCCTCGGTGTGGACCGCGCAGGCCGACTCCGTCGGCGGCGGCGCGACGCCGCGGGCGTCCGCGCCGGCCACTCCGGGCGGCGCCGCCAAGCCCGTCGACATCAGCATCGCGCACGCCTCGGACGCGGGGCCGCGCGGCGTGAACATCACCATCGACGACGGCCCCGACCCCGCGTGGACGCCTCAGGTGCTCGACCTGCTGGACGAGTACGGCGTGAAGGCCACCTTCTGCATGACGGGCCTTCAGGCCGAGGCCCACCCGGATCTCGTGAAGGACGTCGTCGCGGCCGGGCACCGGCTGTGCGACCACACGGTGTCGCACGACACCACCATGGACAAGAAGTCCGAGGCCTACCAGTCCAAGGAGATCCTCGACGCCGAGCGCATGATCATCAAGGCGTCCGGGGGTGTGCGGCCGGTGTACTACCGGGCCCCCGGCGGGGCGTTCACCCCCTACAGCCGCAAGCTCGCCGCCTCCCACGGCATGCGCCCGCTGGGCTGGAACGTGGACACCAAGGACTTCGAGCGGCCGGGCGCGGACGCCATCGTCGCCACCGTCAAGCGGGAGCTGCCCAACGGGCCGACCATCCTCTTCCACGACGCCGGGGGCGACCGCACCCAGACCGTCGAAGCCCTGCGGCAGGTCCTGCCCTGGCTGAAGGAGCAGGGCCACACCTTCGGCTTCCCGGTGCGGTGAGCGCGTCCCTCGTTCAGGTCGTCGGGACCGGCTCCGGGGTGCGGGGCGCCACCGGGCGGCGACGGGTCGGGACGCCGAGGGTCGGGTTGGCGACGCCCCAGGCCGCGGACTTGCAGACGAGTTCCTTGTAGAGGGCGGCGAGCCGTCCGGTCAGCGCCGCGCGCACGGCGCGGTCGTCGGCGGTGACGTACTGGATCAGGCCCTGGCCCCGGCCCAGCGAGATGCACTGGTTGAAGTAGCGCGGCGTCACCTTCGGCAGCTTCCCGCCGGTCAGCCGGGCGGCGATGGCGTCGGCGGCCTGCCAGGCGGTGGGCACGCCCGAGGCGCACGACATCCGCAGCGGCCGGTCGCCGGGTCCCGCCGCCAGCGCCGCGTCGCCGACCGCGTACACGTCCGGGTGGGACACCGAGCGCATGGTCCCGTCGACCACGATCCGGCCGGTGTCGGTGACGTGCAGCGTGGTGGCGCTCGCCAGGGGGTGGACGGCGAATCCGGTGGTCCACACCGTGACGTCGGCCGGGACGGCCGTGCCGTCGGCGGTGACGACGTGGTCCGCGGCCACGGCCGTGACGGCGGCGTTCTCGTGCGCCGTGACGCCGAGGGCGGCGAAGACCTTCCGCAGGTGGCGGCGGCCCTTGGGGGAGAGCCAGTCGCCGAGTTCGCCGCGGGCCGTGAGCGACACGTCGAGGTCCGGACGGGCCTCGGCGATCTCGGACGCGGCCTCCAGGCCGGTGAGCCCGCCGCCGACGACGACCACGGTCCGGCCGGCCTCCAGCCCCGCCAGGCGTTCGCGCAGCCGGAGCGCTCCCGGCCGGCCGGCGATCTCGTGGGCGTGCTCCGCGGCACCGGGGACGTCCTGCGGGTTCCAGGCGCTGCCGAGGGCGTAGACGAGGGTGTCGTAGGCCAGTTCACCGGCGCCGTCCTCGTCGGTGACGGCGACGGTCCTGCGGTCGGCGTCCACGCCGGTGACCCGTGCGATCCGCACCTCGACCCCGGTGTTCGCGAACATCTCGTCGAGCGGCCGGGCCCTGAGGTCCTGGCCGACGGCGAGCTGGTGCATCCTGACCCGTTCGACGAAGTGGGGCTCGGCGTTGACGAGGGTGATGGCCGCGTCCTCGCTCCGCAGCCGCCTGGCGAGACGGCCGGCGGCGACGGCTCCGGCGTATCCGGCGCCCAGGACGACGATGCGGTGCCGCGGGGTGTGCTGCATGGCGTACTCCCTTGTCTCCGGCCGCCGGCGCTCTGTCCGGCGGAACTCGCCCCTTGAACCGGGCAGCCCGCTGATTCCTGACAGGGGTGGGGAGTGACGCGCACCACACTCCGGCCGGGGGTGGGGAGCGGCGGGGTCCAGGAGACCCGGGGTCAGATCTGGAACAGGGGTTCCCCGTGCTCGCCGGCCTCCCACCGGCGGGTGGCGCGTTCGAGCTTGTCGGGGTTGACCTGGTTGCGGAAGCCCGCGAGCCCCTCGGGGGTGACCTCCAGGCACATGATCCCGATGACCCGGCCGTGCACGACGGCCACCAGGGCGGGGTCGCCGTTGGCGGTGGCGGCGTGGATCTCGGCGGGACCGCCGGTCAGCTCGCGCTTGGCCCTGCCGGGCTTGAACAGGCCCCGCAGGAACGTCGCCACGGCGTGGGCGCCCTCGAACGCCTTGGCGCGGGCCGGCACCTTTCCGCCGCCGTCGCCGATCGACACGGCGTCCTGGGTGAGCAGTTCGACCAGCGGTTCGGTCCGGCCGCTGGTGGCCGCCGCGAGGAACTCGTCGACGATCCGCCGGGCCGCGGTCTCGTCGACCTCGGTGCGGGCCCTGCCCTGCGCGACGTGCTTCCTGGCCCGGTGCAGGGTCTGCTGGCTGGCGTCCTCCGTGATGTCGAGGATCGCGGCGATCTCCCGGTGCGGGTAGCCGAAGGCCTCACGCAGGACGTACACCGCCCGCTCGCCCGGGGAGAGCCGCTCCAGCAGGGCGAGGACCGCCAGGGAGACCGACTCGCGCTGCTCGGCCGTCTCCGCCGGGCCGAGCATCGGGTCCCCGGCGAGCAGCGGCTCGGGCAGCCACTGGCCCACGTAGGTCTCCCGGCGGGCGCGGGCCGAGGTGAGCTGGTTGAGGCACAGGTTGGTGAGGACCTTGGTCAGCCAGGCCTCGGGAACCTCGACCCGTGCGACGTCGGCCGCCTGCCAGCGCAGGAACGTCTCCTGCACGGCGTCCTCCGCCTCGCTCGCCGAGCCGAGGAGGCGGTAGGCGATGGCCTCCAGACGGTGCCTGGAGGCCTCGAACCGTTCCACGTCGCTCACGGTCAGGGCCATGGCCCGGATTGTAACCGCGGCTCAGCGGCCGGCCCCCGGCGCCACCAGTTCCCCGAGCGCGATGTTGAGTTCGAGGACGTTCACCCGCGGTTCGCCGATGAAGCCGAGGGTGCGGGGTGCGGTGTGCTCGTCGACGAGCTCCTGGACGCGCTCGGCGGGCAGGCCGTTCCTCTCGGCGACCCGGTGCACCTGGAGGTCGGCGTACCGCGGGGAGATGTCCGGGTCCAGGCCGGAGCCGGAGGAGGTGACGGCGTCCGCGGGTACGTCCTGCGGCCGCACAGGGTGTCCGGGCACGGAGTTGTCCTTGACGACGGCGGCCTTGGCGTCCTTCACCCACTGGACGAGTTCCGGGTTGTCGGCGGAACGGTTGGTGGCCCCGGACAGGATCAGCTCGTACTGCGTGTTGACGCTGTTGGTGCCGAGGCCGTTGGCGGGGCGGCCCTGGAACCATTTCAGGTCCGGCTCCGGAGTCTCCTGGCCCTCCTTCAGCGGCAGGTTGTAGGACTGGCCGATCAGGGAGGATCCGACGACTTTCCCGTCCGCCTCGATCTCGGAGCCGTTCGCCTTTCCGGGGAACAGCCCCTGGGCGACGCCGGTGACGACGAGCGGGTAGACGATGCCGGTGACCACGGTCAGGACGAGCAGGGCGCGCAGGCCCGCCGTGAACAGCCGGGCGGCGTTGGTCAGGGAGGTGTTCATGTCGGTCAGCCGATCCCGGGAATGAGCGAGACGATCAGGTCGATGAGCTTGATGCCGATGAACGGGGCGATCAGCCCGCCCAGTCCGTAGACGGCGAGGTTGCGGCGCAGCATCCGGTCGGCGCTCATGGGCCGGTAGCGCACGCCCTTCAGCGCGAGCGGCACCAGCACGAGGATGATCAGCGCGTTGAAGACCACCGCGGACAGGATCGCGGAGTCCGGGGAGGACAGACCCATGATGTTGAGCTTGTCCAGGCCCGGGTAGACCGCCGCGAAGAGCGCCGGGATGATCGCGAAGTACTTGGCCACGTCGTTGGCGATGGAGAACGTCGTGAGCGCCCCGCGCGTGATCAGCAACTGCTTGCCGATCTCGACGATCTCGATCAGCTTGGTGGGGTCGGAGTCGAGGTCGACCATGTTGCCGGCCTCCTTGGCGGCCGACGTGCCGGTGTTCATGGCCACCCCGACGTCCGCCTGGGCCAGCGCGGGGGCGTCGTTGGTGCCGTCGCCGGTCATCGCGACCAGCTTGCCGCCGGCCTGCTCGCGCTTGATGAGGGCCATCTTGTCCTCGGGCGTGGCCTCGGCGAGGAAGTCGTCGACGCCCGCCTCCTCGGCGATCGCCTTCGCCGTGAGCGGGTTGTCGCCCGTGATCATGACGGTCCTGATGCCCATGCGGCGCAGCTCGTCGAACCGCTCGCGCATGCCCCGCTTGACGACGTCCTTGAGGTGGACGACGCCCAGGACGCGGGCGCCGCGCCCGTCCTCGACGGCGACGAGCAGCGGGGTGCCGCCCGCCGCGGAGATGCGCTCGACGGCCGCGTCCGCGTCCTCGGTCACCGAGCCGCCGCGCTCCCGGACCCAGGCGACGACGGAGCCCGCCGCGCCCTTGCGGACCTTGCGGCCGTCGGCGTCCACGCCCGACATGCGGGTCTGGGCGGTGAACCCGATCCATTCGGCGCCGACGAGTTCGCCCGAAGAAGAGGCGCGAAGCGCTTCCTCAGAAGGGCGGTGGTGGGCGACGGGTGGGCGTTTACGCAGGCCGTACTTCTCCTTGGCGAGGACGACGATCGAGCGGCCCTCGGGGGTCTCGTCGGCGAGCGAGGAGAGCTGGGCGGCGTCGGCGAGTTCGGCCGCCGTCACACCGCCCACCGGCACGAACTCGGCCGCCTGCCGGTTGCCCAGCGTGATCGTGCCGGTCTTGTCGAGGAGCAGCGTGGAGACGTCACCGGCGGCCTCGACCGCGCGGCCCGACATCGCCAGCACGTTGCGCTGCACCAGGCGGTCCATGCCCGCGATGCCGATCGCGGAGAGCAGGGCGCCGATCGTGGTCGGGATGAGGCAGACCAGCAGGGCCACCAGCACGATCATGTCCAGGTGGGTGCCCGCGTAGCCGGCGAACGGCGGGAGGGTGGCGCAGGCCAGCAGGAAGACGACGGTCAGCGAGGCCAGCAGGATGTTCAGCGCGATCTCGTTCGGCGTCTTCAGCCGGGCCGCTCCCTCGACCAGGCTGATCATCCGGTCGATGAACGTCTCGCCCGGCTTCGTGGTGATCCGGACGACGATGCGGTCGGAGAGCACCTTGGTCCCGCCGGTGACCGCGGACCGGTCGCCGCCGGACTCGCGGATGACGGGCGCCGACTCGCCGGTGATCGCCGACTCGTCGACCGAGGCGACGCCCTCGACGACGTCGCCGTCGCCGGGGATGACGTCCCCGGCCTCGCAGACCACCAGGTCGCCGACCGTGAGTGCGGTGCCGGGGACCGTGGTGCCGTCGGCGCGGTGGGCGACGGTGTCGGTCCTGGCCTTGCGCAGGGTGTCGGCCTGGGCCTTGCCGCGGCCCTCGGCGACCGCCTCCGCCAGGTTGGCGAAGAGCACGGTCAGCCAGAGCCAGGCGCTGATCGTCCAGCCGAACCAGTCACCGGGATCGGTGAAGGAGAAGGCCGTGGTCAGCACGGAGCCGACGAGGACGACGAACATGACGGGCGACTTCACCATCACCCGCGGGTCGAGCTTGCGGAACGCGTCGGGCAGCGACTTGACCAGCTGCTTGGGGTCGAAGAGGCCCCCGCCGACGCGGCCCTGGCCGGGCTGGTGCCCGGAGGGTGCGTCGTCGTGCGGCG from Streptomyces sp. CB09001 includes the following:
- a CDS encoding polysaccharide deacetylase family protein: MARHGGGRGWYGKVVGAALGVTVLAVGASVWTAQADSVGGGATPRASAPATPGGAAKPVDISIAHASDAGPRGVNITIDDGPDPAWTPQVLDLLDEYGVKATFCMTGLQAEAHPDLVKDVVAAGHRLCDHTVSHDTTMDKKSEAYQSKEILDAERMIIKASGGVRPVYYRAPGGAFTPYSRKLAASHGMRPLGWNVDTKDFERPGADAIVATVKRELPNGPTILFHDAGGDRTQTVEALRQVLPWLKEQGHTFGFPVR
- a CDS encoding FAD-dependent oxidoreductase, which produces MQHTPRHRIVVLGAGYAGAVAAGRLARRLRSEDAAITLVNAEPHFVERVRMHQLAVGQDLRARPLDEMFANTGVEVRIARVTGVDADRRTVAVTDEDGAGELAYDTLVYALGSAWNPQDVPGAAEHAHEIAGRPGALRLRERLAGLEAGRTVVVVGGGLTGLEAASEIAEARPDLDVSLTARGELGDWLSPKGRRHLRKVFAALGVTAHENAAVTAVAADHVVTADGTAVPADVTVWTTGFAVHPLASATTLHVTDTGRIVVDGTMRSVSHPDVYAVGDAALAAGPGDRPLRMSCASGVPTAWQAADAIAARLTGGKLPKVTPRYFNQCISLGRGQGLIQYVTADDRAVRAALTGRLAALYKELVCKSAAWGVANPTLGVPTRRRPVAPRTPEPVPTT
- the sigJ gene encoding RNA polymerase sigma factor SigJ; this translates as MALTVSDVERFEASRHRLEAIAYRLLGSASEAEDAVQETFLRWQAADVARVEVPEAWLTKVLTNLCLNQLTSARARRETYVGQWLPEPLLAGDPMLGPAETAEQRESVSLAVLALLERLSPGERAVYVLREAFGYPHREIAAILDITEDASQQTLHRARKHVAQGRARTEVDETAARRIVDEFLAAATSGRTEPLVELLTQDAVSIGDGGGKVPARAKAFEGAHAVATFLRGLFKPGRAKRELTGGPAEIHAATANGDPALVAVVHGRVIGIMCLEVTPEGLAGFRNQVNPDKLERATRRWEAGEHGEPLFQI
- a CDS encoding potassium-transporting ATPase subunit C is translated as MNTSLTNAARLFTAGLRALLVLTVVTGIVYPLVVTGVAQGLFPGKANGSEIEADGKVVGSSLIGQSYNLPLKEGQETPEPDLKWFQGRPANGLGTNSVNTQYELILSGATNRSADNPELVQWVKDAKAAVVKDNSVPGHPVRPQDVPADAVTSSGSGLDPDISPRYADLQVHRVAERNGLPAERVQELVDEHTAPRTLGFIGEPRVNVLELNIALGELVAPGAGR
- the kdpB gene encoding potassium-transporting ATPase subunit KdpB; amino-acid sequence: MSTTTPTRAPHDDAPSGHQPGQGRVGGGLFDPKQLVKSLPDAFRKLDPRVMVKSPVMFVVLVGSVLTTAFSFTDPGDWFGWTISAWLWLTVLFANLAEAVAEGRGKAQADTLRKARTDTVAHRADGTTVPGTALTVGDLVVCEAGDVIPGDGDVVEGVASVDESAITGESAPVIRESGGDRSAVTGGTKVLSDRIVVRITTKPGETFIDRMISLVEGAARLKTPNEIALNILLASLTVVFLLACATLPPFAGYAGTHLDMIVLVALLVCLIPTTIGALLSAIGIAGMDRLVQRNVLAMSGRAVEAAGDVSTLLLDKTGTITLGNRQAAEFVPVGGVTAAELADAAQLSSLADETPEGRSIVVLAKEKYGLRKRPPVAHHRPSEEALRASSSGELVGAEWIGFTAQTRMSGVDADGRKVRKGAAGSVVAWVRERGGSVTEDADAAVERISAAGGTPLLVAVEDGRGARVLGVVHLKDVVKRGMRERFDELRRMGIRTVMITGDNPLTAKAIAEEAGVDDFLAEATPEDKMALIKREQAGGKLVAMTGDGTNDAPALAQADVGVAMNTGTSAAKEAGNMVDLDSDPTKLIEIVEIGKQLLITRGALTTFSIANDVAKYFAIIPALFAAVYPGLDKLNIMGLSSPDSAILSAVVFNALIILVLVPLALKGVRYRPMSADRMLRRNLAVYGLGGLIAPFIGIKLIDLIVSLIPGIG